From the genome of Aspergillus chevalieri M1 DNA, chromosome 8, nearly complete sequence, one region includes:
- a CDS encoding uncharacterized protein (COG:S;~EggNog:ENOG410PS59;~InterPro:IPR022085;~antiSMASH:Cluster_8.3), giving the protein MAVYAAPDEEKGLVPSNVDYFISLSLMALVQELDPTKHGRLVEFLCALQKQIATDPSTGESLTVDIDKEVLWTNLPSLRYTEAETWREFGGDYKDSSHGGNIMWFIYAANRL; this is encoded by the exons ATGGCCGTCTATGCAGCCCCTGATGAGGAAAAGGGCTTAGTACCCAGCAACGTTGACTATTTCATCTCTCTGTCCTTGATGGCGCTTGTTCAGGAACTGGATCCAACAAAGCATGGAAGGCTGGTTGAGTTTCTCTGTGCGCTTCAGAAGCAGATTGCAACGGACCCTTCAACAGGCGAGTCGCTTACTGTGGATATTGATAAGGAAGTTCTCTGGACGAACCTGCCGTCTCTCAGGTATACTGAGGCGGAGACATGGAGGGAGTTCGGAGGTGACTATAAG GACAGCAGCCATGGAGGTAACATCATGTGGTTTATCTATGCTGCGAACCGGTTGTGA